From Streptomyces sp. NBC_00690, a single genomic window includes:
- a CDS encoding ABC transporter permease — protein sequence MNDRLSGAGVRGWTQDLALGVRFAVTGGRRGWTRTLLTAFGVGLGVALLLVAAAIPHALQSRDDRSGDRTPAARNGEKLSASAFHHAQTETVFRDNVIAGTLFRAAGNGTPSAPPGLSAMPKPGEMAVSPALAELLASPGSSLLKERLPYRVTATIGDRGLIGPGELLYYAGSDKLTKENAKGTSEGFGRYAAEDPFVGVILLIVVIAFVALLLPVAVFIATAVRFGGEQRDRRLAALRLVGSDRAMTHRIAAGEALCGALLGLVAGAGLFFLARQFAGAVTLWDITAFPVDVVPHPVLAVLILAAVPVAAVAVSLFAMRGVSVEPLGVVRNSTPRRRKVWWRVLLPVLGILLLLSSASALTLTGDDSFQIALGAALTLVGITALLPWLVEAVVSRLDGGPVAWQLAVRRLQLSSGTAARAISGIVVAAAGAIALQMLFSSVQGDFTKATGVDTSRAQLHLQNGTKDGREARETLASLRENTGVAEVIGLTEGLIERPGPKLAGEEFVPFTRVVVADCTALRSLAKLPSCKDGDVFTIREPKGMETYTYQPKPGAKVELIRNDDAEVAGTEPHVWQLPATTKQVKSLVSPVGTHTSGVLATPAAINVDLLPAPRINAMIKLAPDVTDAAELVRNEAARLDPLASVSSLEGVETDRQFASVRTGLFVGATATMVLIAASLLVSTLEQLRERRRLLSILVAFGTRRSTLSWSVLWQTAVPIALGLALAVVGGSVLGLTLLFMVGSPVASWWVSVPIVGVGAALIALVTLLSMPPLWRMMRPDGLRTE from the coding sequence ATGAACGACCGCTTGAGCGGCGCCGGAGTACGCGGTTGGACCCAGGATCTGGCGCTGGGCGTCCGGTTCGCGGTGACCGGAGGCCGCCGTGGCTGGACCCGTACTCTCCTCACCGCTTTCGGCGTCGGTCTCGGAGTCGCCCTCCTCCTGGTGGCTGCCGCCATCCCGCACGCGCTCCAGAGTCGTGACGACCGTTCGGGAGACCGCACACCCGCAGCGCGGAACGGCGAGAAGCTCTCCGCCTCGGCATTCCACCACGCTCAGACCGAGACCGTCTTCCGTGACAACGTCATCGCCGGCACCCTCTTCCGTGCCGCGGGCAACGGCACCCCCAGCGCCCCGCCCGGTCTCTCTGCCATGCCCAAGCCCGGTGAGATGGCCGTCTCGCCGGCCCTCGCCGAACTCCTCGCCTCCCCCGGTAGCTCCCTACTGAAGGAACGTTTGCCCTATCGGGTCACCGCCACCATCGGCGACCGCGGGCTGATCGGCCCCGGTGAACTGCTGTACTACGCGGGCAGCGACAAGCTCACCAAGGAGAACGCCAAGGGGACGAGCGAGGGATTCGGACGGTACGCGGCCGAGGACCCCTTCGTCGGTGTCATCCTCCTCATCGTCGTGATCGCCTTCGTGGCCCTGTTGCTCCCGGTGGCGGTCTTCATCGCCACCGCCGTGAGATTCGGCGGCGAACAGCGCGATCGACGGCTGGCGGCCCTCAGGCTCGTCGGTTCCGACCGGGCGATGACCCATCGGATCGCTGCCGGCGAGGCACTGTGCGGAGCCCTGTTGGGGCTGGTCGCGGGTGCCGGGCTGTTCTTCCTCGCACGACAGTTCGCCGGTGCGGTGACGCTCTGGGACATCACCGCGTTCCCCGTCGACGTCGTCCCCCATCCGGTCCTCGCGGTGCTGATCCTCGCCGCCGTACCGGTGGCAGCGGTGGCGGTCAGCCTGTTCGCCATGCGCGGGGTCTCCGTCGAGCCTCTCGGCGTGGTGCGGAACAGCACCCCGCGTCGGCGCAAGGTCTGGTGGCGGGTGCTGCTCCCCGTCCTCGGCATCCTGCTCCTGCTGTCGTCGGCGAGCGCCCTCACCCTGACGGGCGACGATTCCTTCCAGATCGCACTCGGCGCCGCCCTGACCCTGGTCGGCATCACCGCGCTGCTGCCCTGGCTGGTCGAGGCGGTCGTCTCCCGGCTGGACGGCGGCCCGGTCGCCTGGCAGCTTGCGGTACGTCGGCTCCAGCTCAGCAGTGGTACCGCGGCCCGGGCGATCAGCGGGATCGTCGTGGCGGCGGCGGGCGCCATCGCGCTCCAGATGCTGTTCAGTTCCGTACAGGGCGACTTCACCAAGGCCACCGGTGTGGACACCTCCCGCGCCCAACTCCACCTGCAGAACGGCACCAAGGACGGTCGGGAGGCGCGCGAGACCCTCGCGTCCCTGCGGGAGAACACCGGGGTCGCCGAGGTGATCGGGCTGACGGAAGGGCTCATCGAACGCCCTGGCCCGAAGCTCGCCGGTGAGGAGTTCGTGCCCTTCACCCGGGTGGTCGTCGCCGACTGCACCGCGCTGCGCTCCCTGGCCAAGCTGCCTTCCTGCAAGGACGGCGACGTCTTCACGATCCGCGAGCCCAAGGGCATGGAGACGTACACGTACCAGCCGAAGCCGGGTGCGAAGGTCGAGCTGATCAGGAACGACGACGCGGAGGTAGCGGGGACCGAGCCGCACGTGTGGCAGCTGCCCGCGACCACCAAGCAGGTGAAGTCCCTCGTCAGCCCGGTGGGCACCCACACGTCCGGGGTGCTCGCCACGCCGGCAGCGATCAATGTCGACCTCCTGCCCGCGCCCCGGATCAACGCGATGATCAAACTGGCGCCCGATGTGACGGACGCGGCCGAACTGGTACGCAACGAGGCGGCGCGACTCGATCCGCTGGCGAGCGTGAGCTCGTTGGAGGGCGTCGAGACCGATCGGCAGTTCGCCAGCGTGCGCACCGGACTCTTCGTGGGGGCCACCGCGACGATGGTGCTGATCGCGGCTTCGCTGCTGGTCTCCACCTTGGAGCAGTTGCGTGAACGCAGGCGGCTGCTGTCGATCCTGGTCGCCTTCGGAACCCGGCGCTCCACCCTGAGCTGGTCGGTGCTCTGGCAGACGGCCGTACCCATCGCCCTGGGGTTGGCGCTCGCCGTGGTGGGCGGGTCGGTACTCGGACTGACGCTGCTGTTCATGGTAGGCAGCCCGGTCGCCAGCTGGTGGGTGTCCGTGCCGATCGTGGGAGTGGGCGCGGCGCTGATCGCGCTGGTCACGCTGTTGAGCATGCCGCCGCTGTGGCGGATGATGCGCCCGGACGGGCTGCGCACCGAGTAG
- a CDS encoding NUDIX hydrolase yields MAHPRMAAGALFFDEADRVLLVEPSYKDYLDTPGGYVERGESPLQACTREIHEELGIKPRIGRLLVVDWAPNPGEGDKVLYLFDGGHLSEDHRQRITLQADELRGYDFHRAERLPELTIPRLVRRITAGIQAREDGVTAYLEHGEPPQAGA; encoded by the coding sequence ATGGCCCACCCCCGTATGGCAGCCGGCGCTCTCTTCTTCGACGAAGCCGATCGCGTCCTGCTCGTCGAACCGTCCTACAAGGACTATCTCGACACCCCCGGTGGATACGTCGAACGAGGCGAGTCACCCCTGCAAGCCTGCACGCGAGAGATCCACGAAGAGCTGGGCATCAAACCCCGTATCGGCCGCCTGCTCGTCGTGGACTGGGCGCCGAATCCAGGAGAGGGAGACAAGGTCCTCTACCTCTTCGACGGCGGCCACCTCAGCGAAGATCACCGCCAGCGGATCACACTGCAGGCCGACGAGTTGCGCGGCTACGACTTCCACCGCGCCGAACGGTTGCCGGAGCTCACCATCCCCCGCCTCGTACGCCGAATCACCGCTGGCATCCAGGCCCGCGAGGACGGCGTGACCGCCTACCTGGAGCATGGCGAGCCGCCACAAGCAGGGGCCTGA
- a CDS encoding SCO3933 family regulatory protein encodes MRSIRVDTSTATILLTEIPEPKVRDRQTGEIAKDAETGEALMKVGVVYIDEGESALVHVTIPESGITQGLPLGGLVSLPGLIARPWESVFNGQARHGIAYRAAALTAGATAGAGV; translated from the coding sequence GTGCGTTCCATCCGTGTTGACACCTCCACCGCGACGATCCTGCTGACCGAGATTCCTGAGCCCAAGGTCCGCGACCGGCAGACCGGCGAGATCGCCAAGGATGCCGAGACCGGTGAGGCGTTGATGAAGGTCGGCGTCGTCTACATCGACGAAGGTGAGTCCGCTCTGGTCCACGTCACCATTCCCGAGAGCGGCATCACACAGGGGCTGCCCCTGGGCGGGCTCGTCTCGCTGCCCGGCCTGATCGCCCGCCCGTGGGAGTCGGTGTTCAACGGCCAGGCACGGCACGGCATCGCCTACCGAGCCGCCGCGCTGACCGCCGGTGCGACAGCCGGTGCCGGTGTCTGA
- a CDS encoding ATP-binding protein, whose product MHEYMSEIRVWGLTCPGFREEVSRARRWTRDILNGHPSTDDVAVIVTELSANALRHTASGEKNGAFHITLALAEHAVFVSVADAGSTDTVPKVTCADDMAVSGRGLDMVTALADRVAIHSTGHGHTVTAELRTAQPEGHPW is encoded by the coding sequence ATGCACGAGTATATGAGTGAAATCCGAGTCTGGGGCCTCACTTGTCCAGGATTCCGAGAGGAGGTCAGCCGGGCCAGGCGCTGGACCCGCGACATCCTCAACGGCCACCCGAGCACGGACGACGTCGCAGTGATCGTCACGGAGCTGAGCGCCAACGCACTCCGGCACACCGCCAGCGGCGAGAAGAACGGCGCCTTCCACATCACACTCGCGCTCGCCGAGCACGCAGTCTTCGTCTCGGTGGCCGACGCGGGAAGCACTGACACCGTCCCGAAGGTGACGTGCGCCGATGACATGGCGGTCAGCGGTCGAGGGCTCGACATGGTCACCGCACTCGCCGACCGGGTCGCCATCCACAGCACCGGCCACGGCCACACCGTCACCGCGGAACTCCGAACGGCCCAGCCGGAGGGCCACCCATGGTGA
- a CDS encoding GntR family transcriptional regulator, producing the protein MSALASGLLGSLDPTSDRAVFRQIADQLREAIDKGRFAEGAKLPSESELVEHFSVSRMTVRNALSILQSEGLVSSEHGKGVFVRPRPPVRRLASDRFARRHREQGKSAFIVEADAAGSHPEVDNLEVKEERPTPDISARLGAPRKVLARRRRYLLDGRPVEFAVSYLPLDLARDTPIAQPNPGPGGIYARLEELGHTLDHFEEEIKARMPSPQEVRTLRLAAGVPVFHLIRTAFDTKGRAVEVCDTVMAADAYVLNYQLPAT; encoded by the coding sequence ATGTCCGCTCTAGCGTCCGGTCTGCTCGGCTCACTGGACCCCACCAGTGACCGCGCCGTCTTCCGGCAGATCGCCGATCAGCTGCGAGAAGCCATCGACAAGGGGCGATTCGCCGAGGGGGCCAAGCTGCCCTCGGAGTCCGAATTGGTGGAGCATTTCAGCGTCTCCCGGATGACGGTCCGCAACGCGCTTTCCATCCTCCAGAGTGAGGGCCTGGTCTCGTCCGAACACGGCAAGGGCGTCTTCGTCCGGCCTCGGCCGCCGGTTCGTCGTCTCGCCTCGGACCGATTCGCCCGTCGTCACCGGGAACAGGGGAAGTCCGCCTTCATCGTGGAGGCCGATGCGGCCGGCAGTCATCCGGAAGTGGACAACCTGGAAGTCAAAGAGGAACGCCCGACCCCCGATATCTCCGCTCGGCTGGGAGCTCCCCGCAAGGTCCTGGCTCGGCGCCGTCGCTATCTGCTCGACGGACGGCCGGTGGAGTTCGCCGTCTCGTATCTGCCGCTCGACCTCGCCCGCGACACCCCGATCGCCCAACCCAACCCGGGGCCTGGCGGCATCTACGCCCGGCTGGAGGAACTCGGCCACACCCTCGACCACTTCGAGGAAGAGATCAAGGCCCGGATGCCCTCGCCGCAGGAGGTCAGGACGCTGCGGCTGGCCGCCGGTGTGCCCGTCTTCCATCTCATCCGTACCGCCTTCGACACCAAGGGACGGGCGGTGGAGGTCTGCGACACGGTCATGGCGGCGGACGCGTACGTACTGAACTACCAGCTGCCCGCCACCTAA
- a CDS encoding DUF4234 domain-containing protein, which translates to MVDVQPSTEPNQNVSNPADGAIAPHAGHIPPAIPLTGLNMKRRGPVAVWIGLPLITLGIYQIVWYYKIHCELQSFDRRLGLNPTGSLLVMIFLGWTLIAPLISYHNTGKAIANAQRAAGLPVTCSPAACAFLLFALGLNTLYIQRQLNLVIDAYPDAAPGAGVALAA; encoded by the coding sequence ATGGTTGACGTCCAGCCCAGCACCGAGCCGAACCAGAACGTCTCGAACCCGGCCGATGGCGCCATCGCGCCCCACGCGGGCCACATCCCACCGGCGATCCCGCTGACCGGCCTGAACATGAAGCGCCGCGGGCCCGTCGCCGTGTGGATCGGCCTGCCGCTGATCACGCTGGGCATCTACCAGATCGTCTGGTACTACAAGATCCACTGCGAGCTCCAGTCGTTCGACCGTCGTCTGGGCCTCAACCCGACCGGAAGCCTGCTGGTCATGATCTTCCTGGGCTGGACCCTGATCGCTCCGCTGATCTCGTACCACAACACGGGCAAGGCCATCGCGAACGCCCAGCGCGCGGCCGGCCTCCCGGTCACGTGCAGCCCCGCCGCCTGCGCGTTCCTGCTCTTCGCCCTCGGCCTGAACACCTTGTACATCCAGCGCCAACTCAACCTGGTGATCGACGCCTACCCGGACGCCGCCCCGGGCGCGGGTGTCGCCCTCGCGGCCTGA
- a CDS encoding mobile element transfer protein: MAPKRFRDLARIGPVHVGTSYDHRGRERHTAACTAPRCGFSADYESRSAAELAARTHRCAIR, from the coding sequence ATGGCGCCCAAACGCTTCCGTGACCTGGCCCGTATCGGGCCCGTGCACGTCGGCACCTCGTACGACCACCGGGGCCGCGAACGACACACCGCAGCGTGCACGGCTCCCCGCTGTGGATTCTCCGCCGACTACGAATCCCGCTCCGCCGCTGAGCTGGCCGCCCGAACCCATCGTTGCGCCATCCGCTGA
- a CDS encoding nuclease-related domain-containing protein — MDNLEVNSWKRYGHDRLYVRVVGGENVAWFDRKSGRLTMLDESYRDQVLDVLAPYLLRPDTPRSVPSPAGAIDTPSAPDSKDDLALNRPGELLFRHLEGSRPWLVRFVMRLWGKEDEKDRWRKGMAGERIVGAELARLKRRGWSVLHSIPLPNGGDIDHLLIGPGGVFCLNTKNFPNARVWVGDDVVKVNGGPGRPYIRKSRHESNRAAMALTRACGFSVAVRPLLVFVSPAKLQVAPSLQGVQAIKHRELSSFRKNGVLLKPDEIASIYAVARNPRTWQAI; from the coding sequence ATGGACAACTTAGAGGTCAACTCGTGGAAACGGTACGGGCATGATCGCCTCTACGTACGTGTCGTCGGCGGTGAGAACGTCGCCTGGTTCGACCGCAAGTCCGGTCGTCTCACCATGCTCGATGAGTCGTATCGAGATCAGGTACTGGATGTGCTGGCTCCCTACCTACTCCGTCCCGACACTCCTCGGTCCGTTCCGTCACCGGCCGGAGCGATCGATACTCCTTCCGCCCCGGACTCAAAGGATGACCTCGCCCTGAATCGACCGGGCGAATTGCTTTTTCGGCATCTGGAGGGATCACGGCCCTGGTTGGTCCGGTTCGTCATGCGCCTGTGGGGCAAGGAGGACGAGAAGGACCGATGGCGAAAGGGCATGGCGGGGGAACGGATCGTCGGCGCAGAACTCGCCAGACTCAAACGGCGGGGCTGGTCTGTTCTGCACTCGATACCGCTACCAAATGGCGGGGACATCGATCATCTGCTGATTGGGCCCGGTGGGGTCTTCTGTCTGAACACAAAGAACTTTCCCAATGCCCGGGTCTGGGTGGGCGACGATGTGGTCAAGGTGAACGGCGGCCCAGGACGCCCATACATACGGAAAAGCCGGCATGAGAGCAACAGAGCAGCGATGGCTCTGACACGAGCCTGCGGCTTCTCGGTCGCAGTACGCCCCCTGCTGGTCTTCGTATCTCCAGCCAAACTCCAGGTGGCCCCATCGCTACAAGGCGTTCAGGCGATCAAGCACCGCGAGCTCTCGTCTTTCCGTAAGAACGGCGTACTCCTCAAACCGGATGAGATTGCCTCCATCTATGCCGTGGCGAGAAATCCTCGAACTTGGCAAGCCATATGA
- a CDS encoding PadR family transcriptional regulator: MSIGHTLLGLLESGPRHGYDLKRAFDEKFGHDRPVHYGQIYSTMSRLLKNGLVEVDGVESASGPERKRYAITKAGITDVAQWLAQPEKPEPYLQSTLYTKVVLALLTGRSAAGLLDTQRAEHLRMMRILTDRKRHGDIADQLICDHALFHLEADLRWLELTAARLDRLAQEVSA, from the coding sequence ATGTCCATCGGTCACACTCTGCTCGGACTCCTGGAGTCCGGCCCGCGCCACGGTTACGACCTCAAGCGCGCCTTCGACGAGAAGTTCGGCCATGACCGCCCGGTCCACTACGGACAGATCTACTCGACCATGTCCCGGCTGCTGAAGAACGGCCTGGTCGAGGTCGACGGAGTGGAGTCCGCGAGCGGGCCCGAGCGCAAGCGGTACGCGATCACGAAGGCGGGCATCACCGATGTCGCCCAGTGGCTCGCCCAGCCGGAGAAGCCGGAGCCCTACCTACAGTCGACCCTCTACACCAAGGTCGTCCTCGCCCTGCTCACCGGGCGCAGCGCCGCCGGACTGCTGGACACCCAGCGGGCCGAACACCTCCGCATGATGCGCATCCTCACCGACCGCAAGCGTCACGGCGACATCGCCGACCAGCTCATCTGCGACCATGCCCTTTTTCATCTCGAAGCCGATCTGCGCTGGCTGGAACTGACAGCCGCCCGACTGGACCGACTCGCGCAGGAGGTCAGCGCATGA
- a CDS encoding FtsK/SpoIIIE domain-containing protein has translation MPGPLTLALLGCLVVALGGGAAWARTRHPALYWLVVGLPLSVVRVLISYGSVMDSCGLAIAPSRLRVLVVTAATRREVRPVPPRRGLIRPTTTGMRFRVRLAPGQEPADLAASAERLRHAWGVHAVHVALVKPGVVELRLVGFDLLRNVRMPKAVAVKPLCVPVALREDSLPFVRDYLTIPHQLTLGATLSGKSMYLRNLIAGLATQPIALVGIDCKRGVELAPFAPRLSALATDPDEAAELLPVLVQEMEDRYDLIKTRQGSSSGVTGECAASDIWGLAEHERPVPIVLFVDEVAELFLTATKKDEERRDEMVTQLIRLAQLGRAAGIYLEVCGQRFGAELGKGATMLRAQLTGRVCHRVNDEASAKMALGDIAPEAVMAACSIAPERPGLAVAGDTSGGWTRIRTPYLALQDAAAVCRDTAALASDLPALSRFRPAMPWIPGQPPMPLSKPQPVTH, from the coding sequence ATGCCCGGTCCGCTGACGCTCGCTCTTCTGGGCTGCCTCGTCGTCGCACTCGGCGGTGGGGCAGCCTGGGCCCGGACTCGGCATCCCGCCCTGTACTGGTTGGTTGTGGGCCTGCCACTCTCAGTCGTCCGGGTCCTCATCTCGTACGGGTCGGTCATGGACTCCTGCGGCCTGGCGATCGCTCCGTCCCGGCTGAGGGTCCTGGTCGTCACCGCAGCCACCCGGCGAGAGGTCCGGCCGGTGCCACCCCGGCGCGGACTGATCAGACCGACCACAACCGGAATGCGGTTCCGCGTCCGGCTCGCACCCGGCCAGGAACCGGCGGACCTCGCCGCTTCGGCGGAACGACTGCGGCACGCCTGGGGCGTCCACGCGGTGCACGTCGCCCTCGTCAAGCCCGGTGTGGTCGAACTGCGCCTGGTGGGCTTCGACCTCCTGCGGAACGTCCGCATGCCCAAGGCCGTGGCGGTGAAGCCGCTGTGCGTACCGGTCGCTCTGCGGGAAGACTCCCTTCCCTTCGTACGGGACTACCTGACCATTCCCCACCAACTCACCCTCGGCGCGACCCTGTCGGGCAAGTCGATGTACCTGCGGAACCTGATCGCCGGACTCGCCACTCAGCCGATCGCCCTCGTCGGCATCGACTGCAAGCGGGGCGTCGAACTGGCTCCCTTCGCTCCCCGGCTCTCCGCCCTGGCCACCGACCCTGACGAAGCCGCCGAACTCCTGCCCGTACTCGTACAGGAAATGGAGGACAGGTACGACCTCATCAAGACTCGGCAAGGGTCCAGCTCCGGCGTGACGGGAGAGTGCGCAGCTTCGGACATCTGGGGCCTGGCCGAGCATGAACGGCCCGTGCCGATCGTGCTGTTCGTCGATGAGGTGGCGGAACTCTTCCTGACCGCGACCAAGAAGGACGAAGAACGGCGGGACGAGATGGTCACCCAGTTGATCAGGCTCGCCCAACTCGGCCGTGCGGCCGGCATCTATCTCGAAGTCTGCGGGCAGCGCTTCGGCGCCGAACTCGGCAAGGGCGCGACCATGCTCCGGGCCCAACTGACCGGCCGAGTCTGCCACCGCGTCAATGATGAAGCGTCCGCCAAGATGGCCTTGGGCGACATCGCTCCTGAAGCTGTCATGGCGGCCTGCTCCATCGCTCCTGAACGCCCCGGCCTCGCTGTCGCGGGAGACACCTCCGGCGGATGGACCCGCATCCGTACTCCGTACCTCGCACTTCAGGACGCTGCCGCCGTCTGCCGCGATACAGCCGCCCTGGCATCGGACCTACCTGCGCTGAGCCGCTTCCGGCCCGCCATGCCGTGGATTCCCGGGCAACCTCCGATGCCGCTGAGCAAGCCGCAGCCCGTCACCCACTGA
- a CDS encoding DUF2637 domain-containing protein encodes MRHHLAKIDAVLIQAVIAGALSFAHLHDLAEAAGQGGWKAWAYPISVDLLLVAAWRRLRSGHSAASGWCWFLTALAASLGANIATAGLLDLSDVPDWLRILVAGWPAIAFLGGTLLAHQPKAAQPIAESEPEPDPEPDVQPSSAAVPAALLDHARKVATAHQDRTGQPIDGATLRARLGVPQPLADRITAQLT; translated from the coding sequence ATGCGCCATCACCTGGCCAAGATCGACGCCGTACTGATCCAAGCCGTGATCGCTGGTGCACTGTCCTTCGCCCATCTGCACGACCTGGCCGAAGCCGCGGGACAAGGCGGGTGGAAGGCATGGGCATACCCGATCTCGGTCGACCTCCTGCTTGTGGCGGCCTGGCGTCGGCTGCGCTCGGGGCACTCCGCCGCCTCCGGGTGGTGCTGGTTCCTCACCGCGCTGGCGGCCTCCCTCGGCGCCAACATCGCCACCGCGGGACTCCTCGACCTCAGCGACGTGCCGGACTGGCTCCGCATCCTCGTTGCCGGGTGGCCTGCGATCGCCTTCCTCGGCGGGACTCTCCTCGCTCACCAACCGAAAGCTGCTCAACCCATTGCGGAATCGGAGCCTGAGCCCGATCCGGAACCCGATGTGCAGCCAAGCTCCGCCGCTGTCCCGGCTGCCCTGCTGGATCACGCCCGGAAGGTGGCCACCGCCCACCAGGACCGGACCGGCCAACCCATCGACGGCGCAACGCTCCGAGCCCGCCTCGGCGTCCCGCAACCGCTCGCGGACCGGATCACCGCCCAACTCACCTGA
- a CDS encoding NUDIX hydrolase, translating to MSVAGVIVDDHGRALLIKRRDNGHWEPPGGVVEAGETLPEALQREVLEETGIKIELPATLTGIYKNMTGLIVSLVFRCRAIEGQPTTGDETRALRWVTRDEAAELADEAYAIRVQDALDTMTPPAIRAHDGVRLI from the coding sequence GTGAGCGTCGCCGGTGTGATCGTGGATGACCATGGTCGCGCCCTGCTGATCAAGCGACGGGACAACGGGCACTGGGAGCCGCCCGGCGGAGTGGTCGAAGCCGGGGAGACCCTGCCCGAAGCGCTTCAGCGGGAAGTCCTGGAAGAGACCGGCATCAAGATCGAGCTTCCCGCGACCTTGACCGGCATCTACAAGAACATGACGGGCCTGATCGTCTCGCTCGTCTTCCGCTGCCGTGCCATCGAGGGCCAGCCGACCACCGGTGACGAGACCAGGGCCTTGCGTTGGGTCACCCGCGACGAGGCGGCCGAGCTGGCCGACGAGGCGTACGCGATCCGAGTCCAGGACGCACTCGACACCATGACCCCGCCCGCCATCCGAGCCCACGACGGCGTGCGACTCATCTAG
- a CDS encoding ABC transporter ATP-binding protein — protein MSTEPRTLTGPLLAAEELHKSFGPTPALDGASFTIRAGEVVAIMGPSGSGKSTLLHCLAGIVPPDSGRITYAGRNLTALSDAHRSALRRSEFGFVFQFGQLVPELSCLENVALPLRLAGTRRKEALRLSQEWLERLEVSDVGHKRPGEVSGGQGQRVAVARALVSTPKVVFADEPTGALDSYNGERVMQLLTDAARETHAAVVLVTHEARVAAYSDREVVVRDGQVRDMAGVG, from the coding sequence ATGAGTACCGAACCCAGGACCCTCACCGGTCCCCTTCTCGCCGCCGAGGAACTACACAAGTCGTTCGGCCCGACCCCGGCTCTCGACGGGGCCTCGTTCACGATCCGCGCCGGGGAGGTCGTCGCCATCATGGGCCCGTCCGGCTCGGGGAAGTCGACCCTGCTGCACTGTCTCGCGGGCATCGTCCCGCCGGACTCCGGCCGGATCACCTACGCAGGGCGGAATCTCACCGCCCTGTCGGACGCGCACCGCAGCGCCCTGCGCCGCAGCGAGTTCGGTTTCGTCTTCCAGTTCGGCCAGCTCGTGCCCGAGCTCAGTTGCCTGGAGAACGTGGCGCTCCCGCTGCGCCTCGCCGGTACGCGCCGCAAAGAGGCGCTCCGATTGTCACAGGAGTGGCTGGAGCGGCTGGAGGTCTCCGATGTCGGGCACAAGCGCCCCGGTGAGGTGTCCGGTGGTCAGGGGCAGCGCGTCGCCGTCGCTCGGGCTCTGGTGAGCACCCCCAAGGTCGTCTTCGCCGATGAACCCACCGGTGCCCTGGACTCGTACAACGGTGAACGAGTGATGCAACTGCTGACCGACGCGGCACGGGAGACCCATGCGGCGGTGGTCCTGGTGACGCATGAGGCCAGAGTGGCGGCGTACTCAGACCGGGAGGTCGTGGTCCGCGACGGTCAGGTGCGCGATATGGCGGGCGTCGGATGA